GTGTTTGTTGCGTCTTTCTTTaagtttttgtgttcttgttttccGTTTGTGTTTcattattgtttaaaaaaaaacataaagtgaaaaaaaaaacaaaaaaaaagaagaaaaaaaaccaaaaaaaaaattatcttccttataattattgtccttttcatatattttttttttccacctacaagattcgaggacgaatcttttttgaagaggaggaaaatgatacgtgcttcaaatgtttgtgatatgaagagttcaagagttatttagaagatattttagtttatatttttataatattttatttaatgtattttgattttgtttatttaattactagattgggccttatgtttatgggttttagggtttttctttgttttaacctaataagaggttataaatacctccttagctattgtagtcgtagaatagaatttttagaggtttgaaaacccctttttggtttcgtgatgaaaccatggtgtggacaattgaggttgaggagtccctctcttgttacatcggggaattgagtagaaggttgaggagtcccttcaattcaattcccaaactatggcgttgacaagttaggttgaggagtccctttctcgTTGCGTCAAGAAATTCGTAGAAAGTagagagtgattctctttgtactcaatttcaatttattttttttgtttctattttaatttcaatgtatctttttattcaatttgaatccttattttcttatttatcttttattttcgtATCATTCCGTGGTTNNNNNNNNNNNNNNNNNNNNNNNNNNNGCTGTACGATATTTATATTTGCAACGACCAGCGCTATACAGTATATAGCTTGTAAATTGTAATAACTCTATAATCAATTAATAGTTTAATACACCGTACTGTACCCCCAGTTGTTGAAGATGCCAGCCACCGGTGCACCGTCCCAACTTGACTACTTCACCCGCTAGTTGCCCCTTCATTATCCACCCTCCACCCTTATTTCAACATCATCATTAATGGTCATGCTCATTTATATTTTTAAGAGCATATTTTAAAACGTATCTAAAAAACATATTTgactaaaattgaaaatttatttcttttatatattttaNNNNNNNNNNNNNNNNNNNNNNNNNNNNNNNNNNNNNNNNNNNNNNNNNNNNNNNNNNNNNNNNNNNNNNNNNNNNNNNNNNNNNNNNNNNNNNNNNNNNNNNNNNNNNNNNNNNNNNNNNNNNNNNNNNNNNNNNNNNNNNNNNNNNNNNNNNNNNNNNNNNNNNNNNNNNNNNNNNNNNNNNNNNNNNNNNNNNNNNNNNNNNNNNNNNNNNNNNNNNNNNNNNNNNNNNNNNNNNNNNNNNNNNNNNNNNNNNNNNNNNNNNNNNNNNNNNNNNNNNNNNNNNNNNNNNNNNNNNNNNNNNNNNNNNNNNNNNNNNNNNNNNNNNNNNNNNNNNNNNNNNNNNNNNNNNNNNNNNNNNNNNNNNNNNNNNNNNNNNNNNNNNNNNNNNNNNNNNNNNNNNNNNNNNNNNNNNNNNNNNNNNNNNNNNNNNNNNNNNNNNNNNNNNNNNNNNNNNNNNNNNNNNNNNNNNNNNNNNNNNNNNNNNNNNNNNNNNNNNNNNNNNNNNNNNNNNNNNNNNNNNNNNNNNNNNNNNNNNNNNNNNNNNNNNNNNNNNNNNNNNNNNNNNNNNNNNNNNNNNNNNNNNNNNNNNNNNNNNNNNNNNNNNNNNNNNNNNNNNNNNNNNNNNNNNNNNNNNNNNNNNNNNNNNNNNNNNNNNNNNNNNNNNNNNNNNNNNNNNNNNNNNNNNNNNNNNNNNNNNNNNNNNNNNNNNNNNNNNNNNNNNNNNNNNNNNNNNNNNNNNNNNNNNNNNNNNNNNNNNNNNNNNNNNNNNNNNNNNNNNNNNNNNNNNNNNNNNNNNNNNNNNNNNNNNNNNNNNNNNNNNNNNNNNNNNNNNNNNNNNNNNNNNNNNNNNNNNNNNNNNNNNNNNNNNNNNNNNNNNNNNNNNNNNNNNNNNNNNNNNNNNNNNNNNNNNNNNNNNNNNNNNNNNNNNNNNNNNNNNNNNNNNNNNNNNNNNNNNNNNNNNNNNNNNNNNNNNNNNNNNNNNNNNNNNNNNNNNNNNNNNNNNNNNNNNNNNNNNNNNNNNNNNNNNNNNNNNNNNNNNNNNNNNNNNNNNNNNNNNNNNNNNNNNNNNNNNNNNNNNNNNNNNNNNNNNNNNNNNNNNNNNNNNNNNNNNNNNNNNNNNNNNNNNNNNNNNNNNNNNNNNNNNNNNNNNNNNNNNNNNNNNNNNNNNNNNNNNNNNNNNNNNNNNNNNNNNNNNNNNNNNNNNNNNNNNNNNNNNNNNNNNNNNNNNNNNNNNNNNNNNNNNNNNNNNNNNNNNNNNNNNNNNNNNNNNNNNNNNNNNNNNNNNNNNNNNNNNNNNNNNNNNNNNNNNNNNNNNNNNNNNNNNNNNNNNNNNNNNNNNNNNNNNNNNNNNNNNNNNNNNNNNNNNNNNNNNNNNNNNNNNNNNNNNNNNNNNNNNNNNNNNNNNNNNNNNNNNNNNNNNNNNNNNNNNNNNNNNNNNNNNNNNNNNNNNNNNNNNNNNNNNNNNNNNNNNNNNNNNNNNNNNNNNNNNNNNNNNNNNNNNNNNNNNNNNNNNNNNNNNNNNNNNNNNNNNNNNNNNNNNNNNNNNNNNNNNNNNNNNNNNNNNNNNNNNNNNNNNNNNNNNNNNNNNNNNNNNNNNNNNNNNNNNNNNNNNNNNNNNNNNNNNNNNNNNNNNNNNNNNNNNNNNNNNNNNNNNNNNNNNNNNNNNNNNNNNNNNNNNNNNNNNNNNNNNNNNNNNNNNNNNNNNNNNNNNNNNNNNNNNNNNNNNNNNNNNNNNNNNNNNNNNNNNNNNNNNNNNNNNNNNNNNNNNNNNNNNNNNNNNNNNNNNNNNNNNNNNNNNNNNNNNNNNNNNNNNNNNNNNNNNNNNNNNNNNNNNNNNNNNNNNNNNNNNNNNNNNNNNNNNNNNNNNNNNNNNNNNNNNNNNNNNNNNNNNNNNNNNNNNNNNNNNNNNNNNNNNNNNNNNNNNNNNNNNNNNNNNNNNNNNNNNNNNNNNNNNNNNNNNNNNNNNNNNNNNNNNNNNNNNNNNNNNNNNNNNNNNNNNNNNNNNNNNNNNNNNNNNNNNNNNNNNNNNNNNNNNNNNNNNNNNNNNNNNNNNNNNNNNNNNNNNNNNNNNNNNNNNNNNNNNNNNNNNNNNNNNNNNNNNNNNNNNNNNNNNNNNNNNNNNNNNNNNNNNNNNNNNNNNNNNNNNNNNNNNNNNNNNNNNNNNNNNNNNNNNNNNNNNNNNNNNNNNNNNNNNNNNNNNNNNNNNNNNNNNNNNNNNNNNNNNNNNNNNNNNNNNNNNNNNNNNNNNNNNNNNNNNNNNNNNNNNNNNNNNNNNNNNNNNNNNNNNNNNNNNNNNNNNNNNNNNNNNNNNNNNNNNNNNNNNNNNNNNNNNNNNNNNNNNNNNNNNNNNNNNNNNNNNNNNNNNNNNNNNNNNNNNNNNNNNNNNNNNNNNNNNNNNNNNNNNNNNNNNNNNNNNNNNNNNNNNNNNNNNNNNNNNNNNNNNNNNNNNNNNNNNNNNNNNNNNNNNNNNNNNNNNNNNNNNNNNNNNNNNNNNNNNNNNNNNNNNNNNNNNNNNNNNNNNNNNNNNNNNNNNNNNNNNNNNNNNNNNNNNNNNNNNNNNNNNNNNNNNNNNNNNNNNNNNNNNNNNNNNNNNNNNNNNNNNNNNNNNNNNNNNNNNNNNNNNNNNNNNNNNNNNNNNNNNNNNNNNNNNNNNNNNNNNNNNNNNNNNNNNNNNNNNNNNNNNNNNNNNNNNNNNNNNNNNNNNNNNNNNNNNNNNNNNNNNNNNNNNNNNNNNNNNNNNNNNNNNNNNNNNNNNNNNNNNNNNNNNNNNNNNNNNNNNNNNNNNNNNNNNNNNNNNNNNNNNNNNNNNNNNNNNNNNNNNNNNNNNNNNNNNNNNNNNNNNNNNNNNNNNNNNNNNNNNNNNNNNNNNNNNNNNNNNNNNNNNNNNNNNNNNNNNNNNNNNNNNNNNNNNNNNNNNNNNNNNNNNNNNNNNNNNNNNNNNNNNNNNNNNNNNNNNNNNNNNNNNNNNNNNNNNNNNNNNNNNNNNNNNNNNNNNNNNNNNNNNNNNNNNNNNNNNNNNNNNNNNNNNNNNNNNNNNNNNNNNNNNNNNNNNNNNNNNNNNNNNNNNNNNNNNNNNNNNNNNNNNNNNNNNNNNNNNNNNNNNNNNNNNNNNNNNNNNNNNNNNNNNNNNNNNNNNNNNNNNNNNNNNNNNNNNNNNNNNNNNNNNNNNNNNNNNNNNNNNNNNNNNNNNNNNNNNNNNNNNNNNNNNNNNNNNNNNNNNNNNNNNNNNNNNNNNNNNNNNNNNNNNNNNNNNNNNNNNNNNNNNNNNNNNNNNNNNNNNNNNNNNNNNNNNNNNNNNNNNNNNNNNNNNNNNNNNNNNNNNNNNNNNNNNNNNNNNNNNNNNNNNNNNNNNNNNNNNNNNNNNNNNNNNNNNNNNNNNNNNNNNNNNNNNNNNNNNNNNNNNNNNNNNNNNNNNNNNNNNNNNNNNNNNNNNNNNNNNNNNNNNNNNNNNNNNNNNNNNNNNNNNNNNNNNNNNNNNNNNNNNNNNNNNNNNNNNNNNNNNNNNNNNNNNNNNNNNNNNNNNNNNNNNNNNNNNNNNNNNaaatttatataaaaaaacatgAAAGTACAGTTGCAATTTCTAGGTGCTGGTGTTATTACAATCTCTTCAAGAAAATATAAGAACAAGCTAAGAATGCTAAGCATGAAAAGCTTAGGCAAATACACTTCAAGATCAGAAATCAGAAATTAAACTAGCTAGGTATAAAAGTGTAtacatgtatgtatgtatgtatgtatgtgtttGTAGTTTTGATGAGAAAGATGGTGATCAGTGATGATAAGAACGAAGAACAGCACCGCAGAAAGTGCAGATAATGGCTCTCCAAGATTTGCAGTAGAAGGGAACAAAGCAGAACCTGGTGGCCGTCTTCATGTCAGCCACGCTGGCTCCTCCACCGCACCGCGAGCACGTCCCCGCTGCTGGCTTGCTCCGCCGCACCTCCTTCCTCTGGTCCACCAGAAAACAGAAACACACCATCCTCGCAGATAGAAAGGCTTGATTGGTTCAAAGTATATAAATAATAACGTGTTCGTATCAGTTTGTAGCAACTAGGAAACTGCGTGCGTCGCTGTTTTTATTCACAAATTGCTCACAACTTTAATGTAGTACAATCCCCTTTTATATCCATGCATcctagaagaaaaataataaataaataaatactatttgtcaccaaaaaaaaaaatactatttataagctaaaattatttttttagtatggTAAAAATTTAAGTGTAGTTAACTTCACATTAAATTGATAGGTGAGAGTCGTTAAAAGATTTGATAGATTTGACTAAATTGTCATCTAACActctcaagtatcaacttcatataaagttaattatatttgagtttttacctatatttatatataaatacatatataatttaatttattttcaatgtgtatttatattttaatatatattttatactggtgattgattttaatgactaattttaatatatatataggattactctaattttttagtttaaattaaatgGTGANNNNNNNNNNNNNNNNNNNNNNNNNNNNNNNNNNNNNNNNNNNNNNNNNNNNNNNNNNNNNNNNNNNNNNNNNNNNNNNNNNNNNNNNNNNNNNNNNNNNNNNNNNNNNNNNNNNNNNNNNNNNNNNNNNNNNNNNNNNNNNNNNNNNNNNNNNNNNNNNNNNNNNNNNNNNNNNNNNNNNNNNNNNNNNNNNNNNNNNNNNNNNNNNNNNNNNNNNNNNNNNNNNNNNNNNNNNNNNNNNNNNNNNNNNNNNNNNNNNNNNNNNNNNNNNNNNNNNNNNNNNNNNNNNNNNNNNNNNNNNNNNNNNNNNNNNNNNNNNNNNNNNNNNNNNNNNNNNNNNNNNNNNNNNNNNNNNNNNNNNNNNNNNNNNNNNNNNNNNNNNNNNNNNNNNNNNNNNNNNNNNNNNNNNNNNNNNNNNNNNNNNNNNNNNNNNNNNNNNNNNNNNNNNNNNNNNNNNNNNNNNNNNNNNNNNNNNNNNNNNNNNNNNNNNNNNNNNNNNNNNNNNNNNNNNNNNNNNNNNNNNNNNNNNNNNNNNNNNNNNNNNNNNNNNNNNNNNNNNNNNNNNNNNNNNNNNNNNNNNNNNNNNNNNNNNNNNNNNNNNNNNNNNNNNNNNNNNNNNNNNNNNNNNNNNNNNNNNNNNNNNNNNNNNNNNNNNNNNNNNNNNNNNNNNNNNNNNNNNNNNNNNNNNNNNNNNNNNNNNNNNNNNNNNNNNNNNNNNNNNNNNNNNNNNNNNNNNNNNNNNNNNNNNNNNNNNNNNNNNNNNNNNNNNNNNNNNNNNNNNNNNNNNNNNNNNNNNNNNNNNNNNNNNNNNNNNNNNNNNNNNNNNNNNNNNNNNNNNNNNNNNNNNNNNNNNNNNNNNNNNNNNNNNNNNNNNNNNNNNNNNNNNNNNNNNNNNNNNNNNNNNNNNNNNNNNNNNNNNNNNNNNNNNNNNNNNNNNNNNNNNNNNNNNNNNNNNNNNNNNNNNNNNNNNNNNNNNNNNNNNNNNNNNNNNNNNNNNNNNNNNNNNNNNNNNNNNNNNNNNNNNNNNNNNNNNNNNNNNNNNNNNNNNNNNNNNNNNNNNNNNNNNNNNNNNNNNNNNNNNNNNNNNNNNNNNNNNNNNNNNNNNNNNNNNNNNNNNNNNNNNNNNNNNNNNNNNNNNNNNNNNNNNNNNNNNNNNNNNNNNNNNNNNNNNNNNNNNNNNNNNNNNNNNNNNNNNNNNNNNNNNNNNNNNNNNNNNNNNNNNNNNNNNNNNNNNNNNNNNNNNNNNNNNNNNNNNNNNNNNNNNNNNNNNNNNNNNNNNNNNNNNNNNNNNNNNNNNNNNNNNNNNNNNNNNNNNNNNNNNNNNNNNNNNNNNNNNNNNNNNNNNNNNNNNNNNNNNNNNNttatgttatatatatactaaagtcaactactaaaattaattattagtataaaatatatattgaaatataatatatattaaaaataaattaaactacacatatatttatacataaatatattaataactgattttagtgactgattttaacaTACTAATAGCATTATTATTAAAACAACAAATATGCAAATTGTAATGGTTTGATGGGTTTTTGTGAGTAGAATGGGGGAATAGCATAACCACGCGTGGAGGTAatgtaataaataataaatagggcCATGCTTTGCCCGTTAAGATATGTCAATGATTCATGTATGTGGTTCAACCATTTAGGTGGTAGTTAGCAGCTCCATCTTTAtgttcttattttatttgtttatttttatttttaaatttcccCAACTTGCCAATGTGCAGGTCAGTGTTCAGATCGATGTCTCTCTAGCAAGCAATAATTTAAAAGTACTATATGAAAATAACCTTTGAAAAATTTTATGGAGGAGTATTACTGTTTTTATTTTGATGTGGGGGTGTCATTTTAATTTATTGCCTTGGCAATTCATTTCCAATATTGAATATTTTGATAGCTATGCGTACGCCAGAACTTGCCACCCATATTTCTTCTCAAAGGTTTAAGTAATAAGTGGAGTGATTATTTGAATGAATACCATCTGTCATATTATTGTGTCTTAATTTTGTTGGCTCTACATCAAAAAATATGAACTCCTTTTTTCTATGCGATCGGTAGgaacaaaaattatattttaagcaGTTGAAACACATACATGTCGTTTTCATCATATTTCAGACATAATATTTTGTTACAAGTcttggtagcgtttgttttgaggtactgacaCAGAGACGGAGAGATTGAGATTCAGTATcttgtttgttggttcagagactggtattaaaatttctgtctctgtccctaaaatttcagtatttcagtatctccaaaaagtagggacacaagggactaaaatttttagagatggagactgaaactttaataacattttatacctaaaatatcctcatttcaattaattaatttcaattttaccctttatacaaattaaattagagtttcattcttgtttcaatttctgtctcccactttgcaccaaacagaatactgagatttatttcaatctctatctcttagtctctgtctttcAGTTTCAGTCTTTCTATCTCTGTCTcttcaccaaacgctaccttacatCACAAAAAAATAGAGTAACTTTGCGATAGATTTATAAgtcttctaaaaaaaatatttaagttaTTGAAAAACTTTTGTAATGAATTTATAGATCTTTGAGGGGGAAACAATTCAAATAATTCCCTTAAGAAATGAAATATCGGACTTATAACTCCTAAAATTGCAATATTGACCACTCATTCTTCTACCAGAGACCTATAAGTTTGTGTTGCAAACTTGTAATTTGTAAGGAATTTACTAAGATAAAgtataagaaattaatttttaattagtaaATATTATCTAACtttttttagaatttataatttaaaataaacaaaataatttttaaaaaattagttgatGTTTGACTAAAAAATATTAACTTTTTAACATTATTGATTTCACTAGATATTTTTTCCTGAGTGACCTATAAGTATATCGCATTACTTAAtactttattttctttaaaaaatctATAAATTCATTGCAAAACAATTCAAGAACGTAACTTTCGTGtattattatgatgatgatgaagaagaatcCTATTTGTTAATGCCAGCTATAAAATATATTGCAAATTAAGAAACAAGTCGTATATTATAAGGGGAGCATCTCAAAACAATTCTATGTATACACAACTAATTTCTAACTTAAATGATACACTACTTTGGCCATAACCTAGTTTTTTAGTCTTAACTTAGTCGCCACAAAGGAATACGGTATTTACGAATTTTGATTAGGGAAGAAAATGACAAGAAAGACAAAGGTTCAAAGTGTAAAATGAGATTCATTTTATCCTTCgaaatcttttctttctttttctttttctttttccctcttTTAAAAACACAATAAATATTGCATATCTACTAAACTAA
The DNA window shown above is from Arachis ipaensis cultivar K30076 chromosome B08, Araip1.1, whole genome shotgun sequence and carries:
- the LOC107612204 gene encoding uncharacterized protein LOC107612204, giving the protein MVCFCFLVDQRKEVRRSKPAAGTCSRCGGGASVADMKTATRFCFVPFYCKSWRAIICTFCGAVLRSYHH